One stretch of Scophthalmus maximus strain ysfricsl-2021 chromosome 12, ASM2237912v1, whole genome shotgun sequence DNA includes these proteins:
- the LOC118287157 gene encoding multiple PDZ domain protein isoform X2 encodes MIETMDTQRALQAVERLQAKLKERGEVPAEEKLSLLKSVLQSPLFHQILALQKSVQHVRDQGSVLTSRGSDPVDPITAVKPNGGHVSYSDVPASTHINGQTSSEEFEHTIQSMAQGRYVNHVELQKPVSGGLGFSVVGLKSENRGELGIFIQEIQLGSVAHCDGKLKEADQILAINGQPLDQTVTHQQAIGILQSASERVQLTVARGPIPQLASPVVSRTPSAASTLSANSSALQHVETIELVNDGTGLGFGIVGGKTTGVIVKTILPGGIADQDGRLRSGDHILRIGDTDLHGMGSEQVAQVLRQCGNRVKLVVTRGPVEENPSAVMPVVLPTVNEQQGCEDEDTEAFDVSLTKNTQGLGITIAGYVGDKNSEPSGIFVKSITKDSAVEQDGRVHVGDQIIAVDSVNIQGYTNQQAVEVLRHTGQTVHLKLIRRGFRPEETPPAVTPSVIILPSSTTIPTTTIALKELELVRIKPEEAALVTTDEKLLQTKSEGSDVNPAMDPLTEDRHVMKLTLFEEEQLMKKWQEILGPSNEVIVAQVEKFTEKSGLGINLEANSGHHYIRSVLPEGPVGRCGKLFNGDELLEVNGKALIGETHKEVVRILKELPLCAHVTCCRPAPHLQTDMDDVQAEPEAFSLPSKLKKQIDLSSVRVAEDSEVNRAAAKQDNVTEEAIGSPLAMWELEIQNIELVKGEGGLGFSILDYQDPMDSAKTVIVIRSLVPNGVAEQDGRLLPGDRLMYVNTTNLENASLEDAVQALKGALLGNVQIGVAKPLPGICGYSHSPHSYGEQEITSSSTIHSFDFNSILVEEGEEEDLAEGIVYRAEPALIDTSEADLPDEKVFDHSFSGIEDDTFQASMIALHGSGCGADLDYLQSSTPKLTARLLDECPSFTTLSDLGDDDRAFSPEKSAPFTPPSFSGPVPAYNAALGSSDQYLARHVTKEEPAERSNSYSPFAEIGTRSNVQEEPVKSSHYQKEPPISFGDIMMLMKDEEAWVKEAAEDGDKEALTSGSNFERTITVVKGNSSLGMTVSAMKDGLGMLIRSIIHGGSISRDGRLGVGDLILAINGEPTANLTNAQARAMLRRHSLIGPDLGSSCSPEDDLCPFYVITYVPAEYLEEYKTSLEQAKDDVFSGAAPLPDTAPKDIPNLPEREDGEGEESASYNNWNQPRKVELFREPGKSLGISIVGGRGMGSRLSNGEVMRGIFIKHILADSPAGHNGTLKTGDRIVEVDGADLRDASHEEAVEAIRRAGNPVSFLVQSIIHRPRSLIPDSGEERAAAVTGDKDKEGDSHSRLFLRLSPTNPFTPTPFKPAKREAAKASPTSAVLPLPVLPHVGETDTDTLTENPGRPAEAEEVNQEEEEEEEEEFGYNWKNLIQRYGSLPGDLHMIELEKGKAGLGLSLAGNRDRSRMSVFVVGIDPNGAAGRDGRMVVGDELLEINGQVLYGHSHQNASSIIKCSPSKVKIIFVRNTEALNQMAVGPVRDRGGDTVEPHAELETAAANGDADASKYVHHIVELKEDEGLGITFVEGNTESGDEIQTVSEEHTGKSTCQDWVCSDGDVASLPSMPSADTAMLITVEAEGVTSPSRSSTPSTLACDPATCPIIPGCETTIDISKGRTGLGLSIVGGCDTLLGAIIIHEVYEEGAASKDGRLWAGDQILEVNGIDLRAASHDEAINVLRQTPHRVRLVVYRDEAQYKEEDLWDSFTVELHKMPGQGLGLSIVGRRNDTGVFVSDIVKGGLVDTDGRLTQGDQILSVNGEDLRSATQEAVAALLKCCVGPIKMEVGRFKAGPFHSERRLSQSSQMSETGCSKVASQSCSDSGNLPGDPDKISQESPEHQDTRTVEFTKGPNDSLGISIAGGVGSPLGDIPIFIAMMNPVGVAAQTQKLKIGDRLVSICGNSAEGMSHSQAVALLKNATGTIQLQVVAGGDTTVTGPSQDQAAGGLTPSSIFQDDIGPPQYKSITLDRGPDGLGFSIVGGHGSPHGDLPIYVKTVFGKGAAAEDGRLKRGDQIMAVNGQTLEGVTHEEAVGILKRTKGTVTLTVLS; translated from the exons atgattgaaacaATGG ATACACAGCGTGCCTTGCAGGCGGTGGAGCGTCTCCAGGCCAAACTGAAGGAGCGAGGAGAGGTGCCCGCCGAGGAGAAGCTCAGCCTGCTCAAATCAGTGCTCCAGAGCCCGCTCTTCCACCAGATCCTGGCCTTGCAGAAATCTGTCCAGCATGTCAGAGACCAG GGGAGTGTCCTGACGTCGCGTGGGAGTGACCCTGTCGATCCCATCACAGCTGTGAAGCCCAATGGAGGCCATGTTTCCTATTCAGATGTACCTGCTTCTACACACATTAATGGACAGACGTCGTCTGAAGAATTTGAGCACACCATTCAGTCCATGGCACAG GGGCGCTACGTGAATCATGTGGAGCTGCAGAAGCCAGTGTCAGGAGGTCTGGGCTTCAGCGTGGTGGGTCTGAAGAGCGAGAACCGCGGAGAGCTAGGCATATTCATCCAGGAAATTCAACTGGGAAGCGTGGCTCACTG TGATGGAAAGCTCAAAGAAGCGGACCAGATCTTGGCCATCAATGGCCAGCCCCTGGACCAGACGGTGACCCACCAGCAGGCTATAGGCATCCTACAGAGCGCTTCAGAGAGGGTGCAGCTCACAGTGGCCCGAGGACCAATACCTCAGCTGGCCAGTCCTGTGGTTTCCCGCACACCCTCTGCTGCCAGTACACTGTCGGCCAACTCTAGTGCG TTGCAGCATGTGGAGACAATTGAGCTGGTCAACGACGGCACTGGCCTCGGATTCGGTATTGTGGGAGGCAAGACCACTGGCGTTATTGTCAAAACCATCCTTCCTGGAGGCATAGCTGATCAG GATGGCCGCCTGCGGAGTGGGGACCACATCCTGAGAATCGGAGACACCGACCTGCACGGCATGGGCAGTGAACAGGTGGCCCAGGTCCTCAGGCAATGCGGCAACAGAGTGAAGCTGGTGGTCACCAGGGGTCCCGTGGAGGAGAATCCCTCTGCTGTCATGCCCGTGGTGCTCCCCACTGTCAACGAACAGCAG gGCTGTGAGGACGAGGACACTGAAGCGTTTGACGTGAGCCTGACAAAGAACACCCAGGGACTAGGGATTACTATTGCTGGCTATGTTGGAGATAAAAATTCAG AGCCCTCTGGTATTTTTGTTAAGAGTATAACAAAAGACAGCGCCGTAGAGCAAGATGGCCGTGTTCATGTTGGAGACCAGATAATAGCT GTCGATAGTGTAAACATACAGGGATACACCAACCAACAGGCTGTGGAGGTGCTCAGACACACCGGCCAGACAGTCCACCTTAAGCTGATCCGCCGCGGCTTCAGGCCTGAAGAGACCCCGCCCGCTGTGACCCCCAGTGTCATCATCCTGCCCTCATCCACCAccatccccaccaccaccatcgccCTGAAGGAGCTTGAGCTAGTGAGGATTAAGCCTGAGGAGGCTGCACTAG TCACCACAGATGAAAAGCTGCTCCAGACAAAGAGTGAAGGATCTGATGTCAACCCGGCCATGGATCCGCTAACGGAAGACAGACATG TGATGAAGTTAACACTCTTTGAAGAAGAACAACTAATGAAGAAATGGCAGGAGATTCTGGGTCCAAGTAATGAAGTTATA GTGGCTCAGGTGGAGAAGTTTACCGAGAAGAGTGGCCTAGGGATCAATCTGGAAGCCAACAGTGGGCATCACTACATCCGCTCTGTTCTGCCTGAGGGACCCGTTGGTCGCTGTGGCAAGCTGTTCAATGGAGATGAACTGCTTGAG GTCAACGGCAAAGCCCTGATTGGTGAGACCCACAAGGAAGTCGTCAGAATCTTGAAGGAGCTTCCACTCTGTGCACATGTGACATGCTGTAGACCCGCCCCTCACCTGCAGACTGACATGGACGATGTCCAAGCAGAACCAGAGGCTTTCTCCCTACCATCCAAATTAAAG AAACAAATAGACCTGAGCAGCGTACGGGTTGCCGAAGACTCAGAGGTGAACAGAGCAGCGGCGAAGCAGGATAATGTGACAGAGGAGGCAATAGGATCTCCTTTGGCTATGTGGGAGCTGGAGATCCAGAATATCGAGCTGGTGAAGGGAGAAGGGGGACTGGGATTCAGTATTTTGGACTACCAG GACCCCATGGACTCTGCCAAGACGGTGATCGTGATACGTTCGCTTGTCCCCAACGGTGTGGCTGAGCAAGATGGCAGGCTGTTGCCAGGGGACAGACTCATGTATgtcaacaccaccaacctggaGAACGCCAGTCTGGAGGACGCCGTCCAGGCCCTGAAGGGGGCCCTGCTCGGCAACGTCCAGATAGGAGTCGCCAAACCACTGCCT GGAATATGTGGATATTCCCACTCTCCACACTCATATGGTGAACAGGAAATAACTTCATCATCCACCATCCACTCATTTGACTTCAACAGTATTTTGgttgaagaaggagaggaagaggatctGGCTGAGGGCATCGTTTACCGAGCAGAGCCTGCATTG ATTGACACCAGTGAGGCGGACCTACCTGATGAAAAGGTGTTCGATCATTCCTTTTCCGGGATAGAGGACGACACTTTCCAGGCGTCCATGATTGCCCTTCATGGTAGCGGCTGTGGCGCAGACCTGGACTACTTGCAGTCATCCACACCTAAG CTGACAGCCCGCCTGCTGGACGAGTGCCCCAGCTTTACGACGCTGTCCGACCTCGGAGACGACGATCGAGCATTCTCGCCAGAGAAGTCGGCCCCGTTCACTCCTCCGAGTTTCAGTGGTCCTGTCCCGGCTTATAATGCCGCACTCGGCAGTTCTGATCAGTACCTGGCTCGTCACGTGACCAAAGAAGAACCAGCGGAGCGCTCAAACTCCTACAGCCCGTTTGCCGAAATAGGGACCCGATCTAATGTACAGGAGGAACCGGTGAAGTCCAGCCACTACCAGAAGGAGCCGCCCATCTCATTTGGAGATATTATGATGTTGATGAAG GACGAGGAGGCTTGGGTgaaagaagcagcagaagacGGGGACAAGGAAGCACTGACCTCAGGGAGCAACTTTGAAAGGACTATCACCGTTGTCAAGGGCAACTCCAGTCTCG GCATGACGGTGAGCGCCATGAAAGACGGTTTGGGGATGCTGATCCGCAGCATAATCCACGGTGGGTCAATCAGCCGCGATGGCCGTCTTGGTGTAGGTGACCTCATCCTGGCCATCAACGGAGAGCCCACTGCCAACCTGACCAACGCCCAGGCTCGTGCCATGCTGCGAAGACACTCCCTCATTGGACCAGACCTGGG ATCTTCTTGTTCCCCTGAGGACGATCTGTGCCCATTTTATGT CATTACATATGTTCCAGCAGAGTATCTAGAAGAGTACAAAACCAGCCTAGAGCAGGCGAAAGATGATGTCTTCTCAGGAGCAGCTCCATTGCCAGACACAGCTCCAAA AGATATTCCTAATCTCCCTGAGCgtgaggatggagagggagaggaaagtgCCTCCTACAACAACTGGAACCAACCAAGAAA AGTGGAGCTGTTCAGAGAGCCAGGCAAGTCCCTGGGCATCAGCATCGTCGGAGGACGAGGGATGGGCAGCCGCCTGAGCAATGGAGAAGTGATGAGGGGGATTTTTATCAAACACATCCTGGCAGACAGTCCTGCTGGACACAACGGGACCCTGAAGACAGGAGACAGGATTGTAGAG GTGGATGGGGCAGACCTAAGAGATGCTAGTCACGAGGAGGCAGTGGAGGCTATACGCCGGGCCGGCAACCCCGTCTCCTTCTTGGTACAAAGTATTATTCACAGACCCAGG TCCCTGATACCAGACTCTGGTGAGGAAAGAGCTGCAGCTGTAACGGGAGACAAGGACAAG GAGGGTGACAGTCACAGTAGACTTTTCCTCCGCCTCTCCCCAACTAACCCTTTCACTCCTACCCCGTTTAAG CCGGCGAAGCGTGAAGCAGCAAAGGCATCTCCCACCAGCGCTGTCCTCCCCCTGCCAGTGTTGCCCCATGTGGGAGAGACTGATACAGACACGCTGACAGAGAATCCTGGCAGACCTGCTGAGGCAGAGGAGGTGaaccaagaggaggaggaggaggaggaagaggagtttgGATACAACTGGA AGAACCTAATCCAGCGCTATGGCAGCCTCCCAGGTGACCTACACATGATTGAGCTGGAGAAAGGCAAGGCAGGTCTGGGCCTCAGCCTGGCAGGGAACCGGGACCGCTCTCGCATGAGCGTGTTCGTGGTGGGAATAGACCCCAATGGGGCGGCCGGCAGGGACGGGCGTATGGTTGTGGGCGATGAGCTGCTTGAG ATCAATGGACAGGTCCTGTATGGCCACAGTCACCAGAATGCATCCTCCATAATCAAGTGCTCTCCatcaaaagtcaaaatcatCTTTGTCAG GAACACGGAGGCGCTGAACCAGATGGCTGTGGGACCTGTCAGAGACCGCGGGGGAGACACAGTGGAGCCCCACGCTGAG CTCGAAACAGCTGCTGCTAATGGCGACGCCGATGCTTCAAAATATGTCCATCACATTGTAGAGCTGAAG GAGGACGAAGGACTTGGAATCACCTTTGTTGAGGGAAACACTGAGAGTGGAGATGAAATTCAGACTGTATCTGAAGAACACACAGGCAAA TCAACCTGCCAGGACTGGGTTTGCTCAGATGGAGACGTCGCCAGCCTACCCAGCATGCCTAGCGCCGACACAGCCATGCTGATTACAGTAGAGGCAGAGGGAGTCACTA GTCCGAGTCGCTCCTCCACCCCTTCCACTCTGGCCTGTGACCCAGCGACCTGTCCCATCATCCCCGGCTGCGAGACCACCATTGATATCTCCAAGGGCCGCACGGGTCTGGGCCTCAGCATCGTGGGAGGCTGTGACACTCTGCTG gggGCCATCATTATCCATGAAGTGTACGAAGAAGGGGCAGCCTCTAAAGATGGCAGGCTGTGGGCAGGAGACCAAATCCTAGAG GTGAACGGTATCGACCTGCGCGCAGCCAGTCATGATGAAGCCATCAACGTGCTGCGGCAGACACCTCACAGGGTTCGGTTGGTGGTCTACAGGGACGAGGCCCAGTACAAGGAGGAGGACCTGTGGGACTCTTTCACTGTGGAGCTGCACAAGATGCCTGGCCAGGGCCTGGGTCTGAGCATTgtggggaggag GAATGACACTGGAGTGTTCGTGTCTGATATTGTGAAAGGGGGTTTGGTGGACACCGACGGCCGACTGACGCAGGGGGACCAGATCCTGTCGGTCAACGGTGAGGACCTGAGGTCGGCCACTCAGGAGGCCGTGGCTGCACTGCTTAAG TGCTGCGTGGGGCCTATAAAAATGGAAGTGGGGAGGTTCAAAGCTGGGCCCTTCCACTCTGAAAGGAGGCTGTCTCAAAGCAGTCAG ATGAGTGAAACAGGCTGTTCCAAGGTGGCCTCTCAGTCCTGTTCGGACTCTGGAAACCTTCCTGGTGACCCCGACAAAATTAGCCAGGAAT CTCCAGAGCATCAGGACACCAGAACAGTGGAGTTCACTAAAGGTCCCAATGATTCTCTGGGCATCAGTATTGCCGGCGGCGTGGGCAGCCCTCTTGGTGACATACCCATCTTCATCGCCATGATGAATCCTGTCGGCGTGGCTGCTCAGACCCAGAAGCTCAAG ATTGGGGACCGACTTGTCAGTATCTGCGGAAACTCCGCTGAAGGCATGAGCCACTCACAGGCTGTCGCTCTGCTCAAGAATGCCACAGGCACAATACAGCTACAG GTGGTGGCAGGTGGTGACACAACTGTGACAGGTCCGTCTCAGGATCAGGCTGCTGGAGGTCTCACGCCCAGCTCCATTTTTCAGGATGACATTGG